The proteins below are encoded in one region of Candidatus Saccharimonadales bacterium:
- a CDS encoding ABC-F family ATP-binding cassette domain-containing protein, with protein sequence MILSAHITEKSFGSSQLHSNVDLEIQEREKVGLIGRNGTGKSTLFHILTGEDTDYQGQIKVKRGATVVSSRQEHYGFEAKSVLEYILGDLPEYQELAHIIDTYPQTMGSNPRKIQAYTDALERFGKLEYFEIEGELEQSLKQYQLTTTNLHQSLGSLSGGQKRMVELIKMQRSRGDIILIDEPTNHMDYVAKNTFIEWLDAANEAALIVTHDRDVLNNVDRIIELRDGISYSFRGNYSSYLRTNKTQVTSEVSTYDLTQKRIQTLEQDVIRFKRMKEKARNPGTIKRFKSQELKARAELNKLSELERPSFWIDQETALEMNDKVTKAYDKYKATNIRVSTRKKQREGSGKVLIKIDKLSLGYDEDPLFDKLSLSLREGERLRLHGRNGSGKTTLVQAIMARAQHEVSPSQQFSGNIWIENGIRIGLYEQAISPGYLSLTLAEAIEGIHRSLDLPVNQQRVKQLLSDYLFDPGSDGKTPVKLLSGGQKARLQLIAMLAGDPQILILDEPTNHLDLPSIEELENALSDYHGAIIYVSHDSFFADKLGGEEIKIGS encoded by the coding sequence GTTGATCTTGAGATTCAGGAGAGAGAGAAGGTCGGTCTGATTGGCCGCAACGGAACCGGAAAATCTACATTATTCCACATTTTAACTGGTGAGGATACCGACTACCAAGGCCAGATAAAGGTTAAGCGAGGCGCTACTGTAGTCAGTAGTCGGCAGGAACATTACGGTTTTGAGGCCAAGAGTGTCTTAGAGTACATTCTCGGTGACTTACCTGAGTATCAAGAACTAGCCCACATCATCGATACCTATCCGCAGACGATGGGGAGCAATCCTCGTAAAATTCAAGCATATACCGATGCTCTAGAACGCTTCGGAAAACTAGAATACTTCGAGATTGAAGGTGAGCTAGAACAGTCCCTAAAGCAATACCAGCTTACTACCACTAATCTGCACCAAAGTTTAGGCTCACTTAGTGGTGGTCAGAAGCGGATGGTAGAGTTGATCAAGATGCAGCGTAGTCGAGGGGATATCATTTTGATTGACGAACCGACCAACCACATGGATTACGTGGCTAAGAACACCTTTATCGAGTGGCTAGATGCAGCGAATGAGGCAGCTCTCATCGTCACACACGACCGAGACGTGCTGAATAACGTCGACCGTATCATCGAACTCCGTGACGGTATAAGCTATTCATTTCGCGGTAATTATTCGAGCTACTTACGTACAAACAAAACTCAAGTCACATCTGAAGTTAGTACCTATGACTTAACCCAAAAAAGAATACAGACTCTCGAACAGGACGTCATCCGTTTTAAACGCATGAAGGAGAAGGCGCGAAACCCGGGCACCATTAAACGATTTAAGTCTCAAGAACTAAAAGCCCGAGCAGAACTAAACAAGCTCTCAGAGCTGGAGAGGCCTTCATTCTGGATCGACCAGGAGACGGCACTTGAGATGAACGATAAGGTTACTAAGGCGTATGACAAGTACAAGGCAACTAATATTCGCGTGAGTACACGTAAGAAACAGCGTGAGGGGAGCGGCAAGGTCCTAATTAAAATCGATAAGCTGAGCTTAGGCTATGACGAAGATCCGCTATTCGATAAGCTGAGCTTAAGTTTACGCGAAGGAGAGCGTCTGCGGCTACATGGACGTAACGGAAGTGGTAAAACTACCTTAGTACAGGCCATTATGGCTAGGGCGCAGCATGAGGTGTCACCATCACAGCAGTTCAGTGGTAATATCTGGATCGAGAATGGTATCCGGATCGGACTATACGAACAAGCAATCAGCCCAGGCTATCTATCCCTAACCTTAGCTGAGGCTATAGAGGGCATTCATCGGAGCTTAGATTTGCCGGTCAATCAACAACGCGTCAAACAGCTATTGAGCGACTATCTCTTTGATCCCGGTAGCGATGGTAAAACTCCGGTTAAGTTGCTAAGTGGCGGACAGAAAGCACGGTTGCAGCTGATAGCTATGCTAGCTGGTGATCCACAGATACTGATCCTCGATGAGCCGACCAACCACTTAGACCTCCCCAGTATTGAAGAGCTAGAGAATGCTCTATCCGACTATCATGGCGCTATCATCTACGTCTCGCACGATAGTTTCTTCGCTGACAAACTAGGGGGCGAAGAAATAAAGATTGGTTCCTAG